One stretch of Chaetodon auriga isolate fChaAug3 chromosome 18, fChaAug3.hap1, whole genome shotgun sequence DNA includes these proteins:
- the itpkb gene encoding uncharacterized protein itpkb isoform X1, whose product MAASALNLNGLGVMNSSNQFHSQPGSSSTTSAARTSPVGRPVLPVPDRSTYCQLLGGGALGGGLYSSTSPQTSPRTLGRTFVFPASPSLSPGRAPRARSPSPRSPELLGVNVGQRVRRLSSPGGEERGEGEGQEERGGETGEKREDRRRQAQLLQIHRELQNVEVRGKVGIFEAHISGIRAQVLNSELQRSPRSPRRSPSQTPSNPSQPNTELDCPMTHPQESKVPPVIQNGREREEETMEGERRGGGRGEGEKDTKATKTNTENKTLIGQNGRHPETTMQAPCIDGPFVVQGSLEASNSDATADREKKDGEKEEEVDNNRMLGDERERTERDGKQARLCLETPLQMEVNRLEVNPEAPASPQAQSSESLLDVTDHSMDHSPSIPPSIPAVIITDHGLESQPQTSEGPGSDQGLCCTPSPSSSPIPGPNSSTRSLRKLSSSSASSAGFSSSWEESEEDVSSDTEKGEQLLNPALLSSKQRAHKSWKKIKNMVHWSPFVMSFKKKYPWIQLAGHAGSFKAGANGRILKKHCDCEQRCLSLLMRDVLRPYVPGYHGDVEKDGQKYNQMEDLLAEFDFPCVMDCKMGVRTYLEEELTKARKKPSPRPDMYQKMIEVDPEAPTPEENQQKVVTKPRYMQWRETISSTATLGFRIEGVKKEDGTVNRDFKKTKTRDQVTAAFHDFVKGNKDVLNCYLTRLQEIRDTLEISPFFKTHEVIGSSLLFVHDSKGRAKVWMIDFGKTTPLPEGEELTHRASWVEGNREDGYLFGLDSLVDIISSMVDSET is encoded by the exons ATGGCAGCCTCTGCCTTGAACCTGAACGGCCTCGGAGTCATGAACAG cagtaatCAGTTTCACTCCCAGCCAGGCTCCTCTAGTACCACCTCCGCAGCGAGAACCAGTCCAGTCGGTCGACCTGTGCTGCCGGTTCCAGATCGCAGCACCTACTGCCAGTTACTGGGTGGGGGTGCGCTCGGTGGAGGTCTCTACAGCTCAACCAGCCCTCAG ACAAGCCCTCGGACCCTGGGTCGAACCTTTGTCTTCCCCGCTTCACCCTCGCTCTCCCCAGGCCGCGCCCCCCGCGCTCGCTCGCCCTCCCCGCGAAGCCCGGAGCTCTTAGGAGTCAATGTGGGCCAGCGGGTCCGACGACTGAGCTCACCCGGcggtgaggagagaggggaaggagaagggcaggaggagaggggaggagagacgGGAGAGAAGCGAGAGGACAGGAGACGCCAGGCGCAGCTGCTGCAGAtccacagagagctgcagaacGTCGAG gTCAGGGGAAAAGTTGGCATTTTCGAGGCCCACATTTCTGGAATTCGTGCCCAGGTGCTTAACAGTGAGCTTCAGCGCAGCCCTCGGTCTCCAAGACGGTCGCCCAGCCAAACGCCTTCCAATCCCAGCCAGCCAAACACAGAGCTCGACTGCCCAATGACCCACCCACAAGAGAGCAAAGTCCCCCCTGTCATCCAGAatggaagagagagggaggaagagacaatggaaggagaaaggagaggaggaggaaggggtgaAGGTGAGAAGGACACCAAGGCcactaaaacaaacactgagaacaaGACACTGATTGGTCAAAATGGGCGCCATCCTGAAACAACAATGCAGGCTCCCTGTATAGATGGACCGTTTGTTGTTCAGGGTTCCCTTGAGGCATCAAACTCAGATGCCACAgcggacagagagaaaaaagatggagaaaaggaggaggaggtagacaACAATCGAATGCTGGGAGACGAAAGAGAACGGACCGAGAGAGATGGGAAACAGGCCCGGTTGTGTCTGGAGACGCCGCTCCAGATGGAGGTGAACAGGTTGGAGGTTAATCCAGAAGCGCCTGCTTCTCCTCAGGCACAAAGCAGTGAGAGTCTGCTGGACGTCACCGATCACTCCATGGATCactccccctccatccctccctccatccctgcagTCATAATAACTGACCACGGTCTGGAAAGCCAGCCTCAAACTTCTGAAGGCCCGGGGTCAGACCAGGGGCTATGCTGCACCCCCAGCCCCAGCTCCAGCCCCATCCCCGGGCCGAACTCCTCCACCCGCTCCCTCAGGAAGCTGTcgtcctcctccgcctcctcggCCGGTTTCTCCTCGTCTTGGGAAGAGTCGGAGGAGGACGTTTCCAGTGACACGGAGAAAGGAGAGCAGCTTCTCAACCCGGCGCTCCTCAGTTCGAAGCAGAGAGCG cacaaGTCCTGGAAGAAGATCAAGAACATGGTCCATTGGTCACCGTTTGTCATGTCCTTCAAGAAGAAATATCCCTGGATACAACTGGCTGGGCACGCAG GGAGCTTCAAGGCGGGAGCCAACGGCCGTATATTAAAA aaacactgtgattGTGAGCAGCGCTGCTTGTCCCTCCTGATGAGGGACGTGCTGCGCCCGTACGTGCCTGGTTACCATGGAGACGTGGAGAAGGACGGCCAGAAATACAACCAGATGGAGGATCTGCTGGCCGAGTTTGACTTCCCGTGTGTGATGGACTGTAAGATGGGAGTGAG GACCTACCTTGAGGAAGAGCTGACCAAGGCTCGTAAGAAGCCCTCCCCGAGACCCGACATGTATCAGAAAATGATCGAGGTTGATCCCGAGGCGCCCACGCCAGAGGAGAACCAGCAGAAAGTGGTGACCAAGCCCAGATACATGCAGTGGAGGGAGACCATAAGCTCAACAGCCACTCTGGGATTTAGGATAGAGGGAGTCAAG AAGGAGGATGGGACAGTGAACAGAGACTTTAAGAAAACAAAGACGAGAGACCAAGTCACTGCGGCCTTCCATGACTTCGTCAAAGGGAATAAGGACGTActg AACTGTTATTTAACCAGGCTGCAGGAAATCAGAGACACTCTGGAGATCTCCCCATTCTTCAAAACCCACGAG
- the itpkb gene encoding uncharacterized protein itpkb isoform X2, with protein sequence MAASALNLNGLGVMNSNQFHSQPGSSSTTSAARTSPVGRPVLPVPDRSTYCQLLGGGALGGGLYSSTSPQTSPRTLGRTFVFPASPSLSPGRAPRARSPSPRSPELLGVNVGQRVRRLSSPGGEERGEGEGQEERGGETGEKREDRRRQAQLLQIHRELQNVEVRGKVGIFEAHISGIRAQVLNSELQRSPRSPRRSPSQTPSNPSQPNTELDCPMTHPQESKVPPVIQNGREREEETMEGERRGGGRGEGEKDTKATKTNTENKTLIGQNGRHPETTMQAPCIDGPFVVQGSLEASNSDATADREKKDGEKEEEVDNNRMLGDERERTERDGKQARLCLETPLQMEVNRLEVNPEAPASPQAQSSESLLDVTDHSMDHSPSIPPSIPAVIITDHGLESQPQTSEGPGSDQGLCCTPSPSSSPIPGPNSSTRSLRKLSSSSASSAGFSSSWEESEEDVSSDTEKGEQLLNPALLSSKQRAHKSWKKIKNMVHWSPFVMSFKKKYPWIQLAGHAGSFKAGANGRILKKHCDCEQRCLSLLMRDVLRPYVPGYHGDVEKDGQKYNQMEDLLAEFDFPCVMDCKMGVRTYLEEELTKARKKPSPRPDMYQKMIEVDPEAPTPEENQQKVVTKPRYMQWRETISSTATLGFRIEGVKKEDGTVNRDFKKTKTRDQVTAAFHDFVKGNKDVLNCYLTRLQEIRDTLEISPFFKTHEVIGSSLLFVHDSKGRAKVWMIDFGKTTPLPEGEELTHRASWVEGNREDGYLFGLDSLVDIISSMVDSET encoded by the exons ATGGCAGCCTCTGCCTTGAACCTGAACGGCCTCGGAGTCATGAACAG taatCAGTTTCACTCCCAGCCAGGCTCCTCTAGTACCACCTCCGCAGCGAGAACCAGTCCAGTCGGTCGACCTGTGCTGCCGGTTCCAGATCGCAGCACCTACTGCCAGTTACTGGGTGGGGGTGCGCTCGGTGGAGGTCTCTACAGCTCAACCAGCCCTCAG ACAAGCCCTCGGACCCTGGGTCGAACCTTTGTCTTCCCCGCTTCACCCTCGCTCTCCCCAGGCCGCGCCCCCCGCGCTCGCTCGCCCTCCCCGCGAAGCCCGGAGCTCTTAGGAGTCAATGTGGGCCAGCGGGTCCGACGACTGAGCTCACCCGGcggtgaggagagaggggaaggagaagggcaggaggagaggggaggagagacgGGAGAGAAGCGAGAGGACAGGAGACGCCAGGCGCAGCTGCTGCAGAtccacagagagctgcagaacGTCGAG gTCAGGGGAAAAGTTGGCATTTTCGAGGCCCACATTTCTGGAATTCGTGCCCAGGTGCTTAACAGTGAGCTTCAGCGCAGCCCTCGGTCTCCAAGACGGTCGCCCAGCCAAACGCCTTCCAATCCCAGCCAGCCAAACACAGAGCTCGACTGCCCAATGACCCACCCACAAGAGAGCAAAGTCCCCCCTGTCATCCAGAatggaagagagagggaggaagagacaatggaaggagaaaggagaggaggaggaaggggtgaAGGTGAGAAGGACACCAAGGCcactaaaacaaacactgagaacaaGACACTGATTGGTCAAAATGGGCGCCATCCTGAAACAACAATGCAGGCTCCCTGTATAGATGGACCGTTTGTTGTTCAGGGTTCCCTTGAGGCATCAAACTCAGATGCCACAgcggacagagagaaaaaagatggagaaaaggaggaggaggtagacaACAATCGAATGCTGGGAGACGAAAGAGAACGGACCGAGAGAGATGGGAAACAGGCCCGGTTGTGTCTGGAGACGCCGCTCCAGATGGAGGTGAACAGGTTGGAGGTTAATCCAGAAGCGCCTGCTTCTCCTCAGGCACAAAGCAGTGAGAGTCTGCTGGACGTCACCGATCACTCCATGGATCactccccctccatccctccctccatccctgcagTCATAATAACTGACCACGGTCTGGAAAGCCAGCCTCAAACTTCTGAAGGCCCGGGGTCAGACCAGGGGCTATGCTGCACCCCCAGCCCCAGCTCCAGCCCCATCCCCGGGCCGAACTCCTCCACCCGCTCCCTCAGGAAGCTGTcgtcctcctccgcctcctcggCCGGTTTCTCCTCGTCTTGGGAAGAGTCGGAGGAGGACGTTTCCAGTGACACGGAGAAAGGAGAGCAGCTTCTCAACCCGGCGCTCCTCAGTTCGAAGCAGAGAGCG cacaaGTCCTGGAAGAAGATCAAGAACATGGTCCATTGGTCACCGTTTGTCATGTCCTTCAAGAAGAAATATCCCTGGATACAACTGGCTGGGCACGCAG GGAGCTTCAAGGCGGGAGCCAACGGCCGTATATTAAAA aaacactgtgattGTGAGCAGCGCTGCTTGTCCCTCCTGATGAGGGACGTGCTGCGCCCGTACGTGCCTGGTTACCATGGAGACGTGGAGAAGGACGGCCAGAAATACAACCAGATGGAGGATCTGCTGGCCGAGTTTGACTTCCCGTGTGTGATGGACTGTAAGATGGGAGTGAG GACCTACCTTGAGGAAGAGCTGACCAAGGCTCGTAAGAAGCCCTCCCCGAGACCCGACATGTATCAGAAAATGATCGAGGTTGATCCCGAGGCGCCCACGCCAGAGGAGAACCAGCAGAAAGTGGTGACCAAGCCCAGATACATGCAGTGGAGGGAGACCATAAGCTCAACAGCCACTCTGGGATTTAGGATAGAGGGAGTCAAG AAGGAGGATGGGACAGTGAACAGAGACTTTAAGAAAACAAAGACGAGAGACCAAGTCACTGCGGCCTTCCATGACTTCGTCAAAGGGAATAAGGACGTActg AACTGTTATTTAACCAGGCTGCAGGAAATCAGAGACACTCTGGAGATCTCCCCATTCTTCAAAACCCACGAG